From the Juglans microcarpa x Juglans regia isolate MS1-56 chromosome 7D, Jm3101_v1.0, whole genome shotgun sequence genome, the window ATGATCTTGGATGCATTTTAGGCTCTCTCATGGAAGTGATTTATACTCTTAGATCAATAGAAGCAAAATGCATTTTCTTAGAATTGGTCAAATTGGTTCTAAAGTTAATTGCATGTGATAGCTCTGGAAATGATTCTGGGGTGAGGCGCTGGAAATGATAGCTCTGATTTAAAACTTCCACTAGGCAATTGATCACCgcctatatatatgttgaaatttgtttttaacATTATGCATGCTGCTCAGGACTAGTTTATCTTGGCTAAACAGATATGAATTTCCCTGTGCTTTCTATCCAGGTAATATACGTGGTGTGCCCCTTCCCTGAGCCTACTGCAGTTCTACAAACCGTTGTTGAGTCTTCTGTTGCTGTTGGATCAGTCATTCTCCAGTCAGATAGGGAGAGAAGATCTATATTGCACAGTCAGGTTGGGAAGGCTTTAAGCTGCTCAGCAGCAGTGGATGAAGCAACCATATCAAACATTTTAGTACTTTCAGGGTTTAGTATTCCTAAATTGGTACTGCAGATTGTGACAGTTGATGCCATTTTTAGAGTTACAAGTCCATCACTTAATGAGCTTGTCATCCTTAAGGAGACTGCCTTCACTGTTTATAACAAGGCTCGTCGAATTTCTCGAGGATCCTCTAATGACATGGTCCAGTCATCATCAATATCTAGCAGATCTCCCTCGGTCCTGACACAAATGTCTTCTCCTATGTCAGGGATGTGGAAGGACTGTGTGGGTCCTCGAATTACTGGGCATTCCCTTCCTAGAGAGGGTGAAATCGATGCTAGCCTGAGGAATAATTCTTGGGATAATTCTTGGCAGACTAGGACTGGAGGTTTAAGTTGTGATCCAATTAGAACAGGGGATTGTACAGTTCAAGATGAAATTCGTTACATGTTTGAACCTCTTTTTATTCTTGCAGAACCTGGTTCCATAGAGAATGGAGTTTCACCAGTGTTTTCTGGTAATATAGTGTCAGAATCTACAAAGACATTGTCTGATGATAGTAGTGGAGGATTCATGCAGGGTGCAGGCTCAGCAGGAAGTGCAGACGCTGGATCATGCTCTCATCTTGATGGATCTGAAACTGATGGCTTTGGATCTAGCCATCAAAAGACTCCTCCAAGCCTACATTGTTGTTATGGGTGGACAGAGGATTGGCGTTGGCTTGTAAGCATCTGGACAGATTCAAGGGGAGAATTGCTCGACAGCCATGTATTCCCCTTTGGTGGAATCAGCAGTAGGCAGGACACGAAGGGTCTGCAATGTCTTTTTGTTCAAGTTCTGCAGCAGGGCTGTCAGATACTTCAGGCATGCTCTTCTCCTGATATCGGAGTTGCCAAACCTAGAGATTTTGTGATTGCGCGCATTGGGAGCTTCTTTGAACTTGAATACCTAGGTATATGAGTTTCTTCCACGATGTTATGTTTCTAGTCTTTTAGGTCTAGTGTTGTGAAATTACTACCATTTGCATTGTTGATGATTTGTTCCATTTTATCTGCTTTGTAGTTGAATAGTAAGTAGTAGCTGGCTTACAGCTGTGCACTGTCGACCAGATCAACAATGTTGCAGCTTTTAATTGCTAAAATAATGAAATCCTCTCCCTCTGAACTCTTCTCACTGGCATGTAGTCTGGTGGGAAAAAATAAGTTTGCTTATTTTGGGATCTAGTTGACATTACCATGGGAAGAACCGACATAGCATGtagcaatttttattttatatcctcTTCATACTTTGATTGTTGATTTTACGAATTTCTAATTAAATCTATTTGGTTCATATGTGGAAAGCATTTTCAACTGGGTTGTAAAttgtagtttatatattatttctgatttttGAATTGAAGTTTTTTTGTGCATTTGGATTATAAACAGAGTGGCAGAAAGCCATCAATTCAGTTGGAGGCTCTGAGGTAAAAAAATGGCCCTTGCAACTTCGACGATCTATGCGCGATGGAATTCCTGCAAGCAGTAATAGTACATCCTTACAGCAACAGGAGATGAGCTTGATTCAAGAGAGAACCCTACCTACCTCACCTAGTCCTTTGTATAACCCTCATGCTAAAGCAACTGGCTTTATAAAAGGTGGTTTAGGACAACCTGCTGCAAGGAAGCAGCTTATGGGTGGGCAGACACTAGTTGACAACTCAAGGGGCTTGCTTCAGTGGGTGCAGAGCATCAGTTTTGTCGCAATTTCAGTTGACCATTCTTTACATCTAGTTTTTCAAGCAGATTCACCATCTCCTGGTAGACTGTCATACTCtcctttatttctatttctgcTTCCCTTAAATGTGTTCATCCATCAATAAAGCAAGGTAATATGCATCATTCATGTGGGCCACTGAAAGCTTAGAACTTGGGCATGTGCATGACAATTTCCTCAAACTTAGAGCTTGGGCATGTGCGTGACAATTTCCTCTGCTTGCTTTTAGAACcttaattgatttatatatcgGTGATACCGACTGTATTTCCGTTTTGCCATTTCTCTGCATTGCGAAGGATTGCATATATACATGAGCCATGTATGGAAAATGCATTGATTGTGGAAATGATTtgattaaaagtatttttgagagatttttttgtgtaaaaaatGTGTGGAATGAAGgtcagatttaaaaaaatatatatttttgagaaatttcttGTTGCCAAACAAGGCCTGAAGTTGGCGTTTCATAAAATCTCAAGTTTTCAAGAAAATCTTACATCTAAGCAAGATCTCAGTTGCTTGTATTTGAAAGTATGGAACCTGTCTATGTTGATACACCTCCATTAGATGTTCTGAATTCCTATGTTCTTATGTGTATCTTTTGCTTAGATTTTTGTGGACGTATGAAATATTGTTAGTGCAATAAAAGCCTCTGCTTTCAAAATGtttcaagaaaataatagaaaatgtaGAAATGGAAAAACCCAAAAGCATTGTCACCTTCTGCCCAATGAGGGAAGTAATTTTTTTAgtgtcctgtgtacttggattgCAACATTTATGCTACTACTCATCAAGAGGATTCAGCTCTATAAGAGGTGGTCAGTGGTATCTTCACCCCCCCTTCTTTGGTAGCCCAAAGAGCCTTTGGTGTCTGGGAGTATTATGGTACTATCGTTAACCACAGTGCAATGTATCTATGGACTTGCCCTCCGTACTGGAAATTATAAACAATTGTGGGTATAAATATGTGATGGCTCGTACACATAAATTGTTAGGTACTCTGGCCACTATTATTAAATAGTTTGCACAGCATGATTTGCAATTGACTgctgtatatataatttttagattgtGGTATTGATAGTGAACATTGTGCAGGAGGGGCTCAAGGGGGTAGTGGTATGGGACCATCTGGCTATCTTGAAGGGTTCACCCCTGTAAAGTCTCTTGGTTCTACGTCTGCTTCCTACATTTTGATCCCATCACCTAGCATGCACTTTCTCCCTGCAACACCTCTTCAGCTCCCAATGTGCCTCACTGCAGAATCACCACCCCTGGCTCATCTTCTCCATAGCAAGGGCTCTGCAATTCCTCTTTCCACTGGTTTTGTAGTTTCAAAAGCCATACCTTCCATGAGGAAAGACTATAGAAGCAACTTGAAAGAAGAATGGCCTTCGGTTCTTTGTATAAATCTTATTGATTATTATGGAGGCACTAGCATTATCCAAGACAAAAGTGTTCGAGGTATTAATAAACAGGGAGGTAGAAGTTTAAGCTCTGAAGCTAAAGATTTCGAAATTGAGACCCATTTAGTTCTTGAGTCTGTTGCAGCAGAGCTTCATGCACTATCATGGATGACTGTTAGTCCAGCATACTTGGAGCGACGGACTGCATTGCCTTTCCACTGCGACATGGTTTTAAGACTGAGAAGGCTACTTCATTTTGCTGATAAAGAGCTCTCTCGACAGCCAGGGAAATTGCACGTGTAGGAGGACATTGACACAATAGGAAATGAGTCGGGACGGTGGAGTTCTTATGGAACGATGAGCGATGAATAGGCTGTGCTATGATGCATCTGGTTGTACAATAATCAATGTAGTATGTTATCTGTATATGTGATTTTGATCCATTGATCCATCCGCAGTCTTGAATTTCCAAGAAAGAAATTGAACAGTCTGGGTAGAAATAGTGAagctatttgtaaaaaaaaaaaaaaaaaaaaaaagaaatacttaGGAGTAACGGATATAGCTTTGCTTGCAGATTTGTAGAATGTATATGAATGTTGTAGACAgcagacattttttttttaaggaaaaaaaaaaggctaacgTGATCGGTCGGTCAGTACATTTCAATTTGTAGTAATATTTTAATcggaaaagtttaaaatattcaataacCCTAGAGTCCAATTTACCCCACCCTGACCCCCCTTCCAACAATAACTTGTGTATCAAGTTATTGAAGCAGCTATCGGTGCATCCTAGCTATTGGTTCtgctttctctttttctttactACATCACATGCTCAGTACAACATGTAATACATTCATTAAGCAGGAGGAGAAAATTGCGTCACCATCCAAATGGTGTATATATTCAGCGTTCGTTCCTTTTCTCGAGAGCGAGCAATGGAATTGAGGTGGGACTGGCTACCTCTCTGGTCAGAACAGGCATGAGTTCCAAAACATCTCAGGtcagtctttttttttccttttaaaagttcaatctcataaaaataaaaccttctTGATGCAACTCCTGGTGGTGAAAGTGACTTGAATTATTTTGTCATCAACTCTGCCTTTTCAACCCTTTTGTACTTATTTATTTCCCAAGTAAAGTACAAAAACCAACGAGAATGTAGGTTTTGGTCAGTTGGCCCGTCCCGTCCCGTCCAACCTATACATTTTAGGAGGGATTGTAAAAACTAATCGAAGGTTGTGTCGTCAAAACTACAACTTCTTCCCCACCTGTTAAATTATTGTAAGTCTACGATGATGACAACTAGCGGAAAGGAAAATGCAGTAATGAGATTAGTAGATTCTAAGAAAAGATGGAacctctttttaatttttatgaaagcaagaaagaagaaaggaaattaTGAAGAGAAGTAACATGGTCGTCACTAATTGCTGGGGCCCATTTGCCTACACAAACCCAATTCAATCCCAATCAAACCACTCCTGCGGGTAATTATTATGCATGtgtatgcatattatatatatatatatatatatatatatatatatacacgttatTTCCATAAGAACCCATGTGCAAACATATTCCTTGTTTCATATTTAACATCTTTCCCATATTCCCTCCTTTAGTTCGTTcgattttatctaaaataattttattaatgtgaagATACACCGAGCATGCAATAGATCATATACCTGAAAACTGTGAGGTTTGGAATCAGTGAGTTGAGaagaaattaattgagatgaaatgagtttagatgaaagtgaaaagttgaataaattattgttagaatattactttttaatataattattgttttggaatttgaaaatgttgaattgtttattatattttgtatgagaacttgaaaaaattgtaatgattagatgagatggttataaaagtaactttataatctgacgaattacatcaagtcatatcagtttgtgagattgtttttgtataatctttttgtaactAGAGTATTTTCCCAAGTTCTCTAATATTATAACCATCCCATACAGCTAGCTACCTTTTCAACGTTATGATGCAAGGGTCAGAATCTCTCTTCTTTGTAGAAGTTTGATACCACAAGCCAAACTTTAAATGGCAATTCCTTTGCATTGAAGTGATTACACAAAGTAAGGTTCGTATAATAAGTAAAGCTTACCCGAAAgttctaaaatatatctaatCTATACATATGCagaaataaagtgattttttattaatattttcccCTTCGATATTCTATGTTTGATgactttcaaaattaaaaaaactttcaCAGACAACAGTTGGAGCTTTGTGACAATACAACACTCAGAAGTTAACTCACCtaaattataatcaattctCTCAATGTCCATTTCACAAAGGAATATCTTCCCTTCTGGTAATGATTCATCCCAACCACAATTTCAAGTTattattaattcctcaaaacaaacagaaaattgaCACATATAGACCTGGCCCATTCAGAAACATCATCTGGAAGATCCAATGAAGCTACCCATGGCTGCTTTAAAGTTATCCTAGAACTCAAAAAATctctaggggttggctcaagtggtaaaaggccgtggtcttggtggtatgctccctcctaatttaaggtttaaatcctctttgggtgcaaataatttttaagggCTATCGAACTgtgaaatttttctttaaattatctgagtTGCCCTTGCGGAAAACACTTTACCAAAGGCCTATGCACTCTAGGATTAGTCAGGACTTTGTTTTCAAACAGCCGGTGcctcaataaaattattaaaaaaaaaagttatcctAGAACTCAAAAACTAGACTTGAACACGTTATAGGAATTGCTCTAGTTGGTACGGGTTAAATTCATCCAGTTTCAAGTTCTTACAAGGGGAGCAAAGGCTCTCAAACTCAATAATGGCCCAGCAGAATGATTTTACCAGCGTAGTTTCCAATCTCTTTGCACAAATTCTCATGGAAGTTCTGAAATGAGACCATAGTATAGCGACAAATGAAATACTACGCTGATAAGAACCCTCTTTTCCTTACTCTTTGCTCACATGCTCACAGAATCAATGCCAACAAAACATAGGCCCCACAGTTAATGTCCTTCACCGCCGCAGCCACACATAATCCATGTGAATGAGAATCCGTCAAGCTACAGCTCATCACCAACTCTTCCCACCCACCTTCCCGACAATGAAAAATGAAGTAACAGGCAATGGCTGATTCAAATCATTGAACAAGGCAAGCTAATAATGTAACTACTCATAATAACAAACTGCTGTTCTTCAGCAATGTAATGTAGAAGAATAGAATTTATTACGGCAAATGGATCACAAATACAAATGAGTAGAAACCAAACTCCAGCATCCACCACCAGTCATAACATTTCTCCCCATGATCTCATTATTAGCCTAAATCTAACCCTTTCTttaggaaaacaaaaacaaaattaagtaaaatatatatattacaataccACAGAAAACACATCAATCACAACCAAACAAACCCCACCATCAAATGAACATAATCAACAATAACTAAGTTAACCTGGAAGTCccgaaaattaaaaataatcccaATCAAATCTCCCCTACCTCTCTCACAGTAATGAAAGATCGATACTCGTCAATTTACACATAGAGGGGGGAAAGGTTCAAAACAGAAATGAAGCATCATGCTGCTTTATCTATGTTGGTCATTGGAGTTGACCATACAGCTCAGAAGAACAACCCGAAAGCGAGAGCTGCAAGAGACGCGAAGAAAGTGGGGATAAAGATAGTAGCTTCAGATGTTGGGCTTGGTGCTGGAGCCTCGGCTGCGGCGGCATTTTGCACAAAAGAGACAGCCACCAACACCATCAACATTGTCACAAAGAGCTTCAACTTCATTGCCTCCATTTCTCTAAATGCTAGGTGAAAGAAGCTCTGCAATTCCTTCCTCGGAGATGGGTTCTCTTTTAGCAACAGGGGAAGGAATGCTAGGATGCAGTGAAAGGCAATGGCAGAGGGATGTGGGTATTTataaaacagagagagagagagatgtgaacGTTGGGGGGGAGAGACAGTACAGGGTGGCTTTGCCATTGTTGTCATACAGCTGTCAAAAAAATGACTTTGTGGGTCGCCACCTTTTGCTGTCTTCTTAACTACTGTTTTGGCATTATTTATGGAGAATTTGATATTTcctacatttttatttatattattgttactctgttttgttatattataatttgtgagGTGGAAatgatttctttgttttggtAGGAAATGAGAGGCCAGAGGGTGGTGAGTTAGTTGTTTGGAGTTTCTTTTTTAGGAGGGTGTGAATGTATATGTATGTTGAGCTTTAACACGTTGGTTCAACTGCTTGTGCTGGAAATGaacatggggggggggggggggggggggcatgaTTTCTTCATCTCATCAAAGATCATAcccttaaaagaaataataatatatcaatattagtttttcaatgaataaattgaaatttattccCCTTCATTTGATTTGTTAAAAGTTGCAAATTTCTAAATTCAAGCAAATatggtttttatatttattttttgattttttgaaaaaaggagAGGGCCGGGTAGGATCCCtgcaaacaactcaaaatagataaaaacagcacttagacaaaaataaaaaaaaaataaaaaaaaaataagacgaGGACTAAAATCTCTTTTAACTCccaagaggaagaggaagaggaagagcaaGGCCTCAAAGTTGCAGATCACACGTTGTGCCCATGTTTCGTGCCGAAACATCTAATACTTTGGACTAAAGTTAAACTGAACAACATTACGTAGTGTAGCACAAAAATCTTAATGACATGTTTGTTAAGCACACGTACAGCCTATAATTCTTCTGGCTTCATACaaaggaatattgattttgttttcagGCATTGATCTAAGGCTTGCAGATTTCATTGTCCATCTAATTTTCAAGGGCACTGTGTCTGTTAATCCGGACAATAACAGGAGCTCTTCTTATTCGGTTGATGCGAGTCTAAGTTGATATCAACCATATGAAATCAAGAAACGATGTGCTGGATTTTCGTTCAAATAtcagatgaaaaggaaatggtAACTAAGTTGTTTTGATGAGGGCACTTGCGTTAGGGAATGGATAGAAGGGTACCTAAACTTTTGACAGAAACTAGTTGGTGCTGAGTCTACATCTAGTTGAATTTAGAACACATTCACAATTCTTCAAAGCTTTCCCTTTTATTCATGATGCTTAGAAAGCCTATGAAAATGATCTATCAAGAGATTATGAGATTTCAAATCATGCCAACTCAAGATCTTGATTGCACTCCAAGCTCTGAAACTACAGAGGCTTCGTACTGACACGTGAAAGTAGGATTCTTCATGGAAGAGTGTGAAGTTTTTGAAATAAAGCATGGCTCCTTCTATGTAACTTGACATGATTAAAATCTCATCTTTTTTCATTAGCTACTTATATTTCCATCTTTTCCTTTATGGGtaaacctttttcttttgcttactGTCTGGTGGTTAGgggttttctttttcgtttcttTGGTTTTACTTTTCTTGCCTGGCCGTTTGATGTGAAGATCATTAGATCGTCCAATGGAAAGCTGTAGTGTGTTCTGTACACATGGAATCCAAAACCCAATTCGAATGACCTGAAAACCCAACaatgtatttatgtatattgGTATGAAATAATCTGGGGAGAAGCCACTGTTTGAGAGCAACCAAGACACACCCTACGTGGCATGATCCAAACCACTCACGAAATCCCTCCGAATTCGAAATACCACCGgttattgttgggtttatgctcctttggagtcccacatcggtgggagaaAAATAAGGAGGAGGCCCATGGACTATAAAAGGGAGGTTTAGCCTCCTAGTTAaatacaccaagtcataagcttaattagtaacttgtgactctaagaaaagtcctctattagctttttcttgtaaaaagaaaagaggtgagagttaaagttttactagtgggaaagttttgtgggtgtcatttggggtgaggagaaaaattgtgtgattgtaataatttttcacatagtgtattttcttctctgggtctggtggtttttctcctgtttttgggagtttccacgtaaaattcttgtgttgttattatttctctggttttctttatatttcaccaaaaagtagatcctggggtgaatttggtaggttcaaattcctaacaagtggtatcagagtcactaggttctttttggtgggtggagctttggtgtggtagtgtggatacgtacagtctaaggaggttctgtctaggagattggtatttaagtggtccagtgtgaccctccaatctttcttgggaaccttgaagttctgtctaggaaagaataatctttcctgggaacttacttagtgagtaccattcatttctacagtaaaattcatcgaggcaatgtcaggaagtaaggcttcaaattctatcagatatgaggtggagaaatttgatgggagaatcaattttggcttgtggcaagttcaagtcaaggatattttgattcaatcaggattacacaaggcgttgaagggcagaccaatccctgaagtcagcagtgatactagcgtgactgatgaaacaaagagcagatctgtaatgagcgatgaagattgggaggatctggatttgagagcagcaagtgTGATACGTCTGTGCttggccaagaatgttcttgcaaatattcatggaatatctacggcaaaagaactctgggaaaagctcgaagagttgtatcaaacaaagggcgtctcaaatcgggtgtacctgaaagagcagtttcatacactgcagatgagtgaaggtacgactatttcagatcatttaagtgttctcaatggcattgtctctgagctagaatctattggagttaaaattgatgatgaggatcaagccttgaggctcatctggtctcttccatcttcttatgagcatatgaagcctattttgatacatgggaaggagaaaataattttttcagaagttaccagtaaactcttttctgaagagagaagactaggtggtggaagaaatggttcacctggaaacttagcattggtagtagctggtaatgggaagaggaagaactccatgaagatgaaagtagtctgctgggggtgtggacaatctgggcacgtcaagaaaaattgtccaagagcaggagcaggttcggcaagtggctccaagtcagtaaatggagatactggtaatgaaactaacgttgtgtctctctccatggaagacgatgtctgttaaagggacatgtacatcctcatggcatgctgctaattcccaaagttgccatgatagaggatgtgttaatgttagtgggtccacaagtttgcacacatgcattggtttggcattaatgtagggtgtggtggaaatttatgtcgatggctgatgaacttccaggaaagccaaacgtggaagttgcaccataattttttagcaaggttattttcgacatgggccgaaattgaaatgcttggaattggtttattctgagtggttatgcttttatggtggagcatgatagcagaagttatgaagatcttcattgcggtggagcgtggctgtgggatcgaccaaagtcgcaaggtggagattgttgggtttatgctcatttggagtcccacatcggtgggagaaAAATAAGGAGGAGGCCCCATGGCCTATAAAAGGGAGGTTTAGCCTCCTAGTTAaatacaccaagtcataagcttaattagtaacttgtgactctaagaaaagtcctctattagctttttcttgtaaaaagaaaagaggtgagagttaaagttttactagtgggaaagttttgtgggtgtcatttggggtgaggagaaaaattgtgtgattgtaataattttttacatagtatattttcttctctgggtctggtggtttttctcctgtttttgggagtttccacgtaaaattcttgtattgttattatttctctggttttcttcatatttcaccaaaaagtagatcctggggtgaatttggtaggttcaaattcctaacagttatgagagagagagctgatgagagagagaagtgatgagagagagaaccgaGATCAGAGAaagttgagatgagagagagagagtcgaggagagagaaacccggcgagagagaaagagacgatgagggatgagagagagtctaggagagagaaagagagctgatgagagagagacgctggagagagagaggaagagagagagagctgatgagagagaggggtagAAGGTCTGtgcgttttgaaaaaaaaataggagcAAACACGTAGTGTATGCAAtgtgtgcactgctacagtgGCTGCTCTATAGCATATCTCTATTGGTATACAACCTTGAATTCTGTTCACAAGCAGCACAAGTATACAACCTTGAATTCTGTTCACAAGTAGCACAAGTACTGTTGACcaaaagaagatagaaatgGGACTCAAAAGCTCctgattttaatttaaaacgTGTGATCATGACTCATCCTTTTCAATTCAAATACCTTACCTACTCTATGGGCAGGCATATGAGCCTCAATTTGAGCCAATATTGGTGTCCACAGCTTTTCTAATCCATG encodes:
- the LOC121239799 gene encoding arabinogalactan protein 13-like, which produces MEAMKLKLFVTMLMVLVAVSFVQNAAAAEAPAPSPTSEATIFIPTFFASLAALAFGLFF